The following coding sequences are from one Streptomyces dengpaensis window:
- a CDS encoding helix-turn-helix domain-containing protein: protein MADRDDPETIGRRVQRLRTERALTQKQLAEPAYTPAYISTLEAGRVRASEPALRHIAERLGVAYEELATGRPAHLATDLRLRLTDAQRTLATGEAEVAAEQYAGLLAEADAHGLVAEQAAALLGLGECALETGDLAAAQQRFEESERRMGDAPLPQRVPAVRGRAVAHYLAGELRYACYLFESTLDELNRTGLHDPDALLLLYTGVIAPYMDMGAHARAAQAAEFALALAPQVGEPALVARMHRSVARTMIAEGRITEADASLAKAAELYRQLQIRTELANCHWMRGYLYAQNGDLMRAEGELREAQAMLSAKRAALYTSQVAVELADVLHRRGKSDEAAALLHGVLGDLSPERGAIHSAGAHRLLGIIAEDARDTEAAEEHYVRAMSLLERAGAAGDLADLCRLLGDLLRRTGRVEAALDAYRTGLGHRTAPGTTTLGPAPAQPPL from the coding sequence ATGGCGGACCGCGATGACCCGGAGACCATCGGGCGCAGAGTGCAACGGCTGCGTACCGAGAGGGCGTTGACGCAGAAGCAGTTGGCCGAGCCTGCCTATACGCCGGCGTACATCTCCACGCTCGAGGCAGGGCGCGTCCGCGCCTCCGAACCCGCCCTGCGGCACATCGCCGAGCGGCTCGGCGTCGCCTACGAGGAACTCGCCACCGGGCGGCCCGCCCACCTCGCCACCGACCTGCGGCTACGGCTGACCGACGCGCAGCGGACGCTCGCCACGGGGGAGGCGGAGGTCGCGGCGGAGCAGTACGCCGGGCTCCTCGCGGAGGCGGACGCGCATGGGCTGGTCGCCGAGCAGGCCGCCGCGCTGCTGGGGCTCGGCGAATGCGCCCTGGAGACCGGCGACCTGGCCGCGGCCCAGCAGCGGTTCGAGGAGTCGGAGCGGAGGATGGGCGACGCGCCGCTGCCGCAGCGGGTCCCGGCGGTGCGCGGGCGCGCCGTCGCCCACTACCTCGCCGGTGAACTCCGGTACGCCTGCTATCTGTTCGAGTCCACCCTCGACGAGCTGAACCGGACCGGACTGCACGACCCGGACGCGCTGCTCCTCCTCTATACAGGCGTGATAGCGCCCTACATGGACATGGGCGCCCATGCCCGGGCGGCCCAGGCGGCCGAGTTCGCGCTCGCCCTCGCGCCCCAGGTCGGCGAACCGGCGCTGGTGGCCCGGATGCACCGCTCGGTGGCCCGGACGATGATCGCCGAGGGGCGGATCACCGAGGCGGACGCGTCGCTCGCCAAGGCCGCCGAGCTGTATCGCCAGCTCCAGATCCGTACCGAGCTCGCCAACTGCCATTGGATGCGGGGGTATTTGTACGCCCAGAACGGTGATCTGATGCGGGCGGAGGGCGAGTTGCGCGAGGCGCAGGCCATGCTCTCCGCCAAGCGGGCCGCGCTGTACACCAGCCAGGTGGCGGTGGAGCTGGCCGACGTGCTCCATCGGCGGGGCAAGTCGGACGAGGCCGCCGCGCTGCTGCACGGGGTCCTCGGGGACCTCAGCCCCGAGCGCGGGGCCATCCACTCGGCGGGGGCGCATCGCCTGCTCGGCATCATCGCGGAGGACGCGCGGGACACGGAGGCCGCCGAGGAGCACTACGTGCGGGCGATGTCCCTGCTGGAGCGGGCGGGGGCGGCGGGGGATCTGGCCGACCTGTGCCGGCTCCTCGGCGACCTGCTCCGCCGCACGGGTCGCGTCGAGGCCGCGCTGGATGCCTACCGCACGGGCCTGGGCCACCGCACGGCCCCGGGCACCACAACCCTGGGCCCGGCCCCGGCCCAGCCCCCGCTGTGA
- a CDS encoding alpha/beta fold hydrolase, protein MAPFLAYEDQGGADSTALPLVLIHGHPFDHTMWAPQIAAFSPGRRVIAPDLRGYGASPVVPGVTPLATFAEDIAALLDELGVPEFALAGLSMGGQIVMECYRQFPERIRGLVLADTFPAAETPEGKKARGAMADRLLREGMRGYADEVLLKMVAPYADAQVAAHVHRMMTSTPPEGAAAALRGRAERPDYRELLTQVTVPALVVVGADDEYTPVSDAEAMHAALPDSTLHVIDAAAHLPNLERAEEFNGVLAAYLARLES, encoded by the coding sequence ATGGCACCCTTCCTCGCATACGAGGACCAAGGGGGCGCCGACTCGACGGCGCTGCCCCTCGTCCTGATCCACGGCCACCCCTTCGACCACACCATGTGGGCTCCTCAGATCGCCGCGTTCTCGCCGGGCCGCCGGGTGATCGCCCCTGATCTGCGCGGCTACGGCGCGTCCCCGGTGGTCCCCGGCGTCACCCCGCTCGCCACCTTCGCCGAGGACATTGCGGCGCTGCTGGACGAGCTGGGTGTTCCGGAGTTCGCCCTGGCCGGGCTCTCCATGGGCGGCCAGATCGTCATGGAGTGCTACCGGCAGTTCCCGGAGCGGATCCGGGGACTCGTCCTCGCGGACACCTTCCCGGCCGCCGAGACGCCGGAGGGCAAGAAGGCGCGCGGCGCCATGGCGGACCGTCTGCTGCGCGAGGGGATGCGCGGGTACGCCGACGAGGTGCTGCTCAAGATGGTCGCGCCGTACGCCGACGCGCAGGTCGCCGCCCACGTCCACCGCATGATGACCTCGACCCCGCCCGAGGGCGCGGCAGCCGCCCTGAGAGGCCGCGCGGAACGCCCCGACTACCGCGAACTGCTGACCCAGGTCACCGTCCCGGCCCTGGTCGTCGTCGGCGCCGACGACGAGTACACCCCCGTCTCCGACGCGGAGGCGATGCACGCGGCACTCCCCGACTCCACCCTTCACGTGATCGACGCGGCGGCCCACCTGCCGAACCTGGAGCGGGCGGAGGAGTTCAACGGAGTGCTGGCGGCGTACCTGGCCCGGCTCGAGAGCTGA
- a CDS encoding alkyl/aryl-sulfatase, producing MTAPARDELPFDDLADFENADRGFIATLVPGVVRDADGRVVYDGDAYGFLDGECPDSAHPSLWRQSRLCARQGLYEVTEGVYQVRGLDLSNMTIVEGKRGVVVVDPLISVECAAAALSLYRAHRGPRPVTGLVYTHSHVDHFGGARGVLPRGSDSGVPVLAPEGFLEHAVSENVHAGNAMLRRAEFMFGSRLPKGPDGQIGTGLGTVISTGTISLIAPTVDITHTGQEETVDGVRFLFQLTPGTEAPAEMNFLLRDQRALCVAENASHTLHNLLTLRGALVRDARVWAQYLDETIDVFGDLYDVAFASHHWPTWGRENIVRFLGEQRDLYAYLHDQTLRLLNNGLTGPEIAEELRLPPALENSWHARGYYGSVSHNVKAVYQRYMGWYDGNPAHLWEHPPVELALRYVELAGGTEQALAKARTYAEDGDLRFAATLLNHVVFADPENPAAKEALAGVYERLAHGAENGTWRNFYLTAALELREGASAVDIDTSGPEMASALTVSMLLDALAVRIDGPRAWNEHLTLDFIVIDEQRRHRVNLHHGALTHRGMPIHHTPKPHAGLTLILTRPELHGLLAGQGLAGIETDGDTELLARLLSYASDPDRAFPVVTP from the coding sequence ATGACTGCCCCGGCGCGTGATGAGCTTCCGTTCGACGATCTCGCCGACTTCGAGAACGCCGACCGGGGGTTCATCGCGACGTTGGTGCCCGGTGTCGTCAGGGACGCTGACGGGCGGGTGGTCTATGACGGGGACGCGTACGGGTTCTTGGACGGGGAGTGTCCCGACAGTGCGCATCCCAGTCTGTGGCGGCAGTCGCGGTTGTGTGCGCGGCAAGGGTTGTACGAGGTCACCGAGGGTGTGTATCAGGTTCGGGGTCTCGATCTCTCGAACATGACCATCGTCGAGGGCAAGCGGGGCGTGGTCGTCGTCGACCCGTTGATCTCCGTCGAGTGTGCGGCCGCCGCTCTGTCGCTCTATCGCGCGCACCGGGGCCCCCGGCCCGTCACCGGGCTCGTCTACACGCACTCCCACGTCGACCACTTCGGCGGCGCCCGAGGCGTCCTGCCGCGCGGAAGCGACAGCGGGGTGCCCGTGCTCGCGCCCGAGGGGTTCCTGGAGCACGCGGTCAGTGAGAACGTCCACGCCGGCAACGCGATGCTGCGGCGCGCCGAGTTCATGTTCGGTTCACGGCTGCCGAAGGGGCCCGACGGGCAGATCGGTACCGGGCTCGGCACCGTCATCTCCACCGGAACCATCAGCCTCATCGCGCCGACCGTCGACATCACCCATACGGGGCAGGAGGAGACCGTCGACGGCGTACGGTTCCTCTTCCAGTTGACGCCCGGCACCGAGGCGCCCGCCGAGATGAACTTCCTGCTGCGCGATCAGCGCGCCCTGTGCGTGGCCGAGAACGCCAGCCACACCCTGCACAACCTGCTCACCCTGCGCGGCGCCCTTGTCCGCGACGCCCGCGTCTGGGCCCAGTACCTCGACGAGACGATCGATGTCTTCGGCGATCTGTACGACGTCGCCTTCGCGTCACATCACTGGCCGACCTGGGGGCGCGAGAACATCGTCCGATTCCTCGGCGAGCAACGGGACTTGTACGCCTACCTCCACGACCAGACCCTGCGCCTCCTCAACAACGGCCTCACCGGCCCCGAGATCGCCGAGGAACTGCGCCTGCCGCCCGCCCTGGAGAACTCCTGGCACGCGCGCGGCTACTACGGGTCGGTCAGCCACAACGTCAAGGCCGTCTATCAGCGGTACATGGGCTGGTACGACGGCAACCCCGCCCACCTCTGGGAGCATCCGCCCGTCGAACTCGCCCTCCGGTACGTGGAGTTGGCGGGCGGGACGGAACAGGCGCTCGCGAAGGCCCGTACGTACGCCGAGGACGGTGACCTTCGTTTCGCCGCCACGCTCCTCAATCACGTCGTCTTCGCCGATCCGGAGAACCCGGCCGCCAAGGAGGCCCTCGCCGGCGTCTACGAGCGGCTCGCGCACGGCGCCGAGAACGGCACCTGGCGCAACTTCTATCTGACGGCCGCCCTGGAACTGCGCGAGGGCGCGAGCGCCGTCGACATCGACACCAGCGGCCCCGAGATGGCGTCCGCGCTGACCGTGAGCATGCTCCTCGACGCGCTCGCCGTCCGCATCGACGGCCCGCGCGCCTGGAACGAGCACCTGACCCTCGACTTCATCGTCATCGACGAACAGCGACGTCACCGGGTCAACCTCCACCACGGCGCCCTGACGCACCGCGGCATGCCGATCCACCACACGCCCAAGCCGCACGCCGGCCTGACGCTCATCCTCACCCGCCCCGAGCTGCACGGGCTGCTCGCGGGTCAGGGCCTCGCCGGCATCGAAACGGACGGCGACACCGAGCTCCTCGCCCGCCTGCTGTCGTACGCCTCCGACCCGGACAGGGCGTTTCCCGTCGTCACGCCCTGA
- a CDS encoding PP2C family protein-serine/threonine phosphatase, whose translation MRVRGRSVAWLAPLLLLVAIALIDWNTASEFRIISWLVLVPGISAAICGVWVTAALAALSLFTCVVLDASWPDQFQAGLPDFILVAIGGILVTLACTVRVRSERRMLHMKDVVETTRRTVLRPLAPGWGGLDHAAVYLAADSEARVGGDFYDIEPGPHGTRALLGDVQGKGLAAVEAAASLLGAFRESAYHEPLLHTVADRLEVQMVRHGRYHAALGRDDDDRFATGILISFPEATPATIEVVNFGHEPPLVVAPGGVRPLPPGDGLPLGLSEVAYIPPPVLTVTLAPGETLLLVTDGVTEARDADGVFFPLHDRVARALAEDPRTTEPHHLVRFVRDATLRHCGGRLADDTTIFALRRSERPMP comes from the coding sequence ATGCGGGTGCGCGGCCGCAGCGTCGCGTGGCTGGCGCCGCTGCTCCTGCTCGTCGCCATCGCGCTGATCGACTGGAACACCGCGAGCGAGTTCCGGATCATCTCCTGGCTCGTGCTGGTACCCGGAATCTCGGCGGCGATCTGCGGGGTGTGGGTCACGGCGGCGCTCGCCGCGCTGTCGCTCTTCACATGCGTCGTCCTGGACGCGTCCTGGCCGGACCAGTTCCAGGCCGGCCTGCCCGACTTCATCCTCGTCGCGATCGGCGGCATCCTCGTGACCCTCGCCTGCACGGTCCGGGTCCGCAGTGAGCGGCGCATGCTGCACATGAAGGACGTCGTCGAGACCACGCGGCGCACCGTGCTGCGTCCCCTGGCGCCGGGCTGGGGCGGCCTGGACCACGCGGCCGTCTATCTGGCCGCGGACAGCGAAGCCCGCGTCGGCGGCGACTTCTACGACATCGAGCCCGGCCCGCACGGCACGCGTGCCCTCCTCGGCGACGTCCAGGGCAAGGGGCTCGCGGCGGTGGAGGCGGCGGCCTCGCTGCTCGGCGCGTTCCGCGAGTCGGCGTACCACGAACCGCTCCTCCACACGGTCGCCGACCGCCTGGAGGTCCAGATGGTGCGGCACGGCCGCTACCACGCCGCGCTCGGCCGCGACGACGACGACCGCTTCGCCACCGGCATCCTCATCAGCTTCCCGGAAGCCACCCCTGCCACCATCGAGGTCGTCAACTTCGGCCACGAACCACCGCTCGTGGTCGCCCCCGGCGGCGTACGCCCTCTGCCGCCCGGCGACGGACTGCCGCTCGGGCTCAGCGAGGTGGCGTACATCCCGCCGCCCGTGCTCACCGTCACCCTGGCCCCCGGCGAGACCCTGCTCCTGGTCACCGACGGCGTCACGGAGGCCCGCGACGCGGACGGCGTCTTCTTCCCCCTGCACGACCGGGTCGCCCGCGCCCTCGCCGAGGACCCGCGCACCACCGAACCGCACCACCTCGTCCGCTTCGTCCGCGACGCCACGCTGCGCCACTGCGGCGGCCGCCTGGCCGACGACACGACGATCTTCGCCCTGCGACGGTCGGAGCGACCCATGCCCTAG
- a CDS encoding IS1182 family transposase — MQGEWAGEMAGPDVWETCRELIPAGSVFAFLAEHREALFPPSMFADMYPSSNGRPSLPPQVLAATVVLQSLQGLSDFETVQELRCDLRWKAACGLGLYDMAFDPSLLTYFRRRLRHSADPMRIFTKVKEVVAATGVLKGRQRRALDSTVLDDAVATQDTVTQIISAIRRVIREVPGAQEVAAEHCHAHDYTDPGKPKIAWNDEQARAALVDALVTDALNLLGHLPERELGEKAANAVGLLALVAGQDVEPAPDSDGRDGRWRIAQRTVPDRTVSTVDPDARHIHKNRTRHQDGFKGHVSFEPESGLFTAVALTGGYGPGSHEAAVAGDLLDGEDGALTVLGDSAYGTGDLREQLQAAGHTLVIKPPPLRQVIPGGFTIDDFRIDPAAGTATCPAGRTANLGQVKADGARTAQFKHLCADCPLRGRCTTSKTGRTLNVHPQHQLLTAARREAADPAWQAEYRRWRPPVERAIAWLVAKGNRRVPHRGIIANNIWLHHRAAALNLRRLINLGLTRTGTTWHLTPATA; from the coding sequence ATGCAGGGGGAATGGGCCGGGGAGATGGCCGGGCCGGATGTGTGGGAGACCTGCCGGGAGTTGATCCCGGCCGGGAGCGTGTTTGCGTTCCTGGCCGAGCACCGGGAGGCACTGTTCCCGCCGTCGATGTTCGCCGACATGTATCCCTCGTCCAACGGCCGTCCGAGTCTGCCGCCGCAGGTCCTGGCCGCGACCGTGGTGCTGCAGAGCCTGCAGGGGTTGTCGGACTTCGAGACGGTCCAGGAACTGCGGTGTGATCTGCGGTGGAAAGCGGCCTGCGGGCTGGGCTTGTACGACATGGCATTCGATCCGTCGCTGCTGACGTACTTTAGGCGCCGTCTGCGCCACTCGGCCGATCCGATGCGGATCTTCACCAAGGTCAAGGAAGTCGTGGCCGCGACCGGCGTACTCAAGGGCAGGCAGCGGCGGGCGCTGGACTCCACCGTCCTCGATGACGCGGTGGCCACCCAGGACACCGTTACCCAGATCATCTCCGCCATCCGCCGGGTGATCCGCGAGGTCCCCGGAGCCCAGGAGGTGGCCGCAGAGCACTGCCACGCGCACGACTACACCGACCCGGGCAAACCGAAGATCGCCTGGAACGACGAGCAGGCGCGCGCCGCGCTGGTCGATGCGCTGGTCACCGACGCCCTCAACCTGCTCGGGCACCTGCCCGAGCGGGAGCTGGGCGAGAAGGCCGCGAACGCGGTGGGCCTGCTGGCCCTGGTCGCCGGGCAGGACGTCGAGCCGGCCCCCGACTCCGACGGACGCGACGGGCGCTGGCGCATCGCCCAGCGCACCGTGCCCGACCGGACGGTGTCCACCGTCGATCCCGACGCCCGGCACATCCACAAAAACCGCACCCGCCACCAGGACGGCTTCAAAGGACACGTCTCCTTCGAGCCGGAGAGCGGGCTGTTCACCGCCGTCGCCCTCACCGGCGGCTATGGTCCCGGCAGCCACGAAGCGGCCGTTGCCGGTGATCTGCTGGACGGGGAGGACGGCGCATTAACCGTGCTCGGCGACTCCGCCTACGGGACCGGCGACCTGCGCGAACAGTTGCAGGCCGCAGGCCACACCCTGGTCATCAAGCCACCGCCGCTGCGACAGGTGATCCCCGGCGGCTTCACCATCGACGACTTCCGCATCGACCCAGCCGCCGGCACCGCGACCTGCCCGGCCGGACGCACCGCCAACCTCGGCCAGGTCAAAGCGGACGGCGCCCGCACCGCCCAGTTCAAACACCTCTGCGCCGACTGCCCCCTGCGCGGGCGCTGCACCACCTCCAAGACCGGACGCACCCTCAACGTCCATCCCCAGCACCAACTGCTGACCGCCGCCCGGCGAGAGGCGGCCGACCCAGCCTGGCAGGCCGAATACCGCAGATGGCGGCCCCCGGTCGAACGCGCCATCGCCTGGCTGGTCGCCAAGGGCAACCGCCGCGTCCCGCACCGCGGCATCATCGCCAACAACATCTGGCTCCACCACCGCGCCGCCGCCCTCAACCTCCGCCGACTGATCAACCTCGGACTCACCCGAACCGGCACCACCTGGCACCTCACCCCGGCCACCGCATAG
- a CDS encoding amidohydrolase, translating to MTSAAARAALELTADLPVPALEDFYRDLHRHPELSFQEHRTSALLAERLTKAGYETTGGIAGTGVAGLLRNGDGPTVLLRADMDALPVEELTGLPYASETPGLMHACGHDLHVTWLAGAAEALAAGRDVWSGTLLLVGQPAEEAGSGAAAMVADGLYERFPRPDVLLGQHVTPGPVGQYAHRPGLIMSATTDVDIVVHGRGGHGSRPETTVDPVVTAAYIVTRLQTVVSREIAPREQAVLTVGRIEAGTAANIIPATARISLNLRTQSDAVRDRMVAAIRRIAEGECRAAGCPREPEVTLGGSFPATVNDAETDRRVAAVHREVFGADTVFDPGPAMGSEDFSQLAEGELPYAYWFVTSTPPATWDAAPGSDPLTRLDSVPSNHSPYFAPDLSTLAPGVRTLVSGALAILSV from the coding sequence ATGACCTCTGCCGCCGCTCGCGCCGCGCTGGAACTCACCGCCGACCTCCCGGTCCCGGCCCTGGAGGACTTCTACCGGGACCTGCACCGCCACCCCGAACTGTCCTTCCAGGAGCACCGGACGTCAGCCCTCCTCGCAGAGCGCCTCACCAAGGCGGGGTACGAGACGACAGGCGGCATCGCCGGCACCGGGGTCGCCGGGCTGCTGCGCAACGGCGACGGGCCGACCGTGCTGCTGCGCGCCGACATGGACGCGCTGCCGGTCGAGGAGCTGACCGGACTGCCGTACGCCTCCGAGACGCCCGGCCTGATGCACGCCTGCGGGCACGATCTGCATGTGACCTGGCTGGCGGGCGCCGCCGAGGCGCTGGCCGCCGGGCGGGACGTCTGGTCCGGGACGCTGCTCCTGGTCGGCCAGCCCGCCGAGGAGGCCGGCTCGGGCGCGGCGGCGATGGTCGCGGACGGGCTCTACGAACGCTTTCCGCGGCCCGATGTGCTGCTCGGCCAGCATGTGACGCCCGGGCCCGTCGGCCAGTACGCGCACCGCCCCGGCCTGATCATGTCGGCCACGACGGACGTCGACATCGTCGTCCACGGGCGGGGCGGGCACGGGTCGCGGCCGGAGACGACCGTCGACCCGGTGGTGACGGCCGCGTATATCGTGACCCGGCTGCAGACCGTGGTCAGCCGGGAGATCGCGCCGCGCGAGCAGGCCGTCCTGACCGTCGGGCGGATCGAGGCGGGCACGGCCGCCAACATCATCCCGGCCACCGCCCGTATCTCCCTCAACCTCCGTACGCAGTCCGACGCGGTCCGGGACCGGATGGTCGCCGCGATCCGGCGTATCGCGGAGGGCGAGTGCCGGGCGGCCGGGTGCCCGCGCGAGCCCGAGGTGACGCTGGGCGGCTCGTTCCCGGCGACCGTGAACGACGCGGAGACCGACCGCCGTGTGGCCGCCGTGCACCGCGAGGTCTTCGGCGCGGACACGGTCTTCGACCCGGGCCCGGCGATGGGCAGCGAGGACTTCTCGCAGCTCGCCGAGGGTGAACTGCCGTACGCCTACTGGTTCGTGACGAGCACCCCGCCCGCGACCTGGGACGCGGCGCCGGGCTCCGACCCGCTGACGAGGCTCGACTCCGTCCCCAGCAACCACAGCCCGTACTTCGCCCCGGACCTGTCCACGCTCGCGCCGGGCGTACGGACGCTGGTGTCGGGGGCGTTGGCCATCCTGTCGGTCTGA
- a CDS encoding SigE family RNA polymerase sigma factor gives MPQTPTDASRVPAESGDFVAYASAAWPRLVRTAHMLTGDFHEAEDLVQTTLAKVYARWQRIPGDDVDFYVRRSLVNNNLSRVRRRRVTHLLTPFLPERVHQREPGHAEAVEQRAALDQALATLSARQRAVMVLRYWEDLGEPEIAHLLGCSVGTVKTHARRGLEALRAHPLFADGSPVSGARP, from the coding sequence GTGCCGCAGACCCCCACCGACGCCTCCCGCGTCCCCGCCGAGAGCGGGGACTTCGTCGCGTACGCCAGCGCGGCCTGGCCCCGCCTCGTCCGCACCGCGCACATGCTCACCGGCGACTTCCACGAGGCCGAGGACCTCGTCCAGACGACGCTGGCCAAGGTCTACGCACGCTGGCAGCGGATCCCGGGCGACGACGTCGACTTCTACGTACGCCGCTCGCTGGTCAACAACAACCTCAGCCGGGTGCGCAGGAGACGGGTCACGCATCTGCTGACGCCGTTCCTGCCGGAGCGGGTGCACCAGCGCGAGCCCGGGCACGCGGAGGCCGTCGAGCAGCGGGCCGCCCTGGACCAGGCGCTCGCCACGCTGTCGGCGCGGCAGCGTGCCGTCATGGTGCTGCGCTACTGGGAGGACCTGGGCGAGCCCGAGATAGCCCACCTGCTCGGCTGCTCGGTCGGCACGGTCAAGACCCATGCCCGGCGCGGCCTGGAGGCCCTGCGCGCCCACCCCTTGTTCGCCGACGGATCCCCCGTTTCCGGAGCCCGCCCATGA
- a CDS encoding PLP-dependent aminotransferase family protein: MVEDDRRDYRRIADRIADDIAAGRLKPGERLPPQRVFARRRGIAGSTAGRVYGELVRRGLVVGEVGRGTFVRAAPLPSGRALTEATATAPVNLELTYPSAPGQSELLAPALAPLLRPDVLTESLRTAPATGTAAAREAAAALLATPGWHPAPSRLTFAGNARQAIAAALASLVRPGGRVGTESLTYPLVKEIATRLGITLVPLPMDAEGLRPEAVTAAHRSAPLSAVYVQPTLHNPTSVTMSGPRRRQLAAVVRDLDLPVVEDRVWSFLHEGPPDPFGAYAPERTYVVDGLSKRVAPGLTAGFLVAPEGRVEQVAAALRSGAWTASRFALEAAVRWIADGTVDHLVRAKRADSAGRQRLVAEHLDGYPVHADPHGYYAWWELPFPWRADTFAGAAAERGIAITPGSAFTVAAAGTVPAVGARAPDVNAAGARAQDCVRLGLASTAPRDLAQALRALAGIACTRP, encoded by the coding sequence GTGGTGGAGGACGACCGGCGGGACTACCGGCGGATCGCCGATCGGATCGCCGACGACATCGCCGCGGGGCGGCTCAAGCCCGGCGAACGGCTGCCCCCGCAGCGGGTGTTCGCCCGGCGGCGCGGTATCGCCGGGTCGACGGCCGGGCGGGTGTACGGCGAACTGGTACGGCGCGGACTGGTCGTCGGCGAGGTCGGTCGCGGCACGTTCGTGCGGGCCGCACCGCTCCCCTCGGGCCGCGCGCTCACCGAGGCGACGGCCACCGCACCGGTCAACCTGGAGCTCACCTACCCGTCCGCGCCGGGCCAGTCGGAGCTCCTCGCCCCCGCCCTGGCCCCGCTCCTGCGCCCCGACGTCCTCACGGAGTCCCTGCGCACCGCCCCCGCCACCGGTACGGCTGCCGCCCGCGAGGCCGCCGCCGCCCTCCTCGCCACCCCGGGCTGGCACCCCGCCCCGTCCCGGCTGACCTTCGCGGGCAACGCCCGCCAGGCCATCGCGGCCGCGCTCGCCTCCCTCGTACGGCCGGGGGGCCGTGTCGGCACCGAGTCGCTCACGTATCCCCTGGTCAAGGAGATCGCGACCCGCTTGGGCATCACACTGGTCCCGCTGCCCATGGACGCGGAGGGGCTCCGCCCGGAGGCGGTCACGGCCGCCCACCGCTCGGCGCCGCTCTCCGCCGTCTACGTCCAGCCGACCCTGCACAACCCGACGTCGGTGACGATGAGCGGACCCAGGCGGCGGCAACTGGCCGCCGTCGTACGGGACCTGGACCTCCCCGTCGTCGAGGACCGCGTCTGGTCCTTCCTCCACGAGGGTCCGCCCGACCCCTTCGGCGCGTACGCCCCCGAGCGCACCTACGTCGTCGACGGGCTCTCCAAGCGTGTCGCCCCGGGCCTCACGGCCGGCTTCCTCGTCGCACCGGAGGGGCGGGTCGAGCAGGTGGCGGCGGCCCTCCGCTCGGGCGCGTGGACCGCGAGCCGGTTCGCCCTGGAGGCGGCGGTGCGCTGGATCGCCGACGGCACGGTGGACCACCTGGTCCGCGCCAAGCGGGCGGACTCGGCCGGGCGGCAGCGACTGGTCGCCGAGCACCTCGACGGGTACCCCGTGCACGCCGACCCGCACGGCTATTACGCCTGGTGGGAGCTGCCGTTCCCGTGGCGGGCCGACACCTTCGCGGGGGCGGCGGCCGAGCGGGGGATAGCGATCACACCGGGGTCCGCCTTCACCGTCGCCGCGGCGGGCACGGTGCCGGCGGTGGGAGCGCGTGCCCCGGACGTCAACGCGGCGGGCGCGCGGGCCCAGGACTGCGTCAGGCTCGGACTCGCGTCGACTGCTCCGCGGGATCTCGCTCAGGCGCTCCGGGCGCTCGCCGGGATCGCCTGTACGCGCCCGTGA
- a CDS encoding NAD(P)-dependent oxidoreductase: MKLVLFGATGMVGSRIAKEASARGHQVIAVSRSGQSPIPGVTATAADASDTAKVAELVAGADAVASAAVPPRDGSDPRAPFLAINEGLVEGLRRAGVRRLVVVGGTGSLEIAPGQALVDQPGFPEAYLPEALAHRDVLAYYRTLGDDVDWTYISPAAEIGPGERTGTFRIGGDQMLTDEHGNSRISAEDYAIAFVDELEKGAHPRARMSVAY, from the coding sequence ATGAAGCTCGTACTCTTCGGCGCCACCGGCATGGTCGGGTCCCGTATCGCCAAGGAGGCCTCCGCGCGCGGCCACCAGGTCATCGCCGTGAGCAGGTCCGGGCAGTCCCCCATCCCCGGGGTCACGGCCACGGCGGCCGACGCGTCGGACACGGCGAAGGTGGCCGAGCTGGTGGCCGGAGCGGACGCGGTGGCGTCGGCGGCCGTACCGCCCAGAGACGGCTCGGACCCCCGGGCTCCGTTCCTCGCGATCAACGAGGGGCTGGTGGAGGGCCTACGGCGGGCCGGAGTGCGGCGGCTCGTGGTCGTCGGCGGCACGGGCAGCCTGGAGATCGCGCCCGGACAGGCGCTGGTCGACCAGCCCGGCTTCCCCGAGGCCTACCTCCCCGAGGCCCTGGCCCACCGCGACGTCCTCGCCTACTACCGCACCCTCGGCGACGACGTCGACTGGACCTACATCTCGCCCGCCGCCGAGATCGGCCCCGGCGAACGTACGGGCACGTTCCGTATCGGCGGCGACCAGATGCTCACCGACGAACACGGAAACAGCCGGATCAGCGCCGAGGACTACGCGATCGCCTTCGTCGACGAGCTGGAGAAGGGCGCCCACCCGCGTGCCCGGATGTCGGTCGCCTACTGA